A genomic region of Drosophila kikkawai strain 14028-0561.14 chromosome X, DkikHiC1v2, whole genome shotgun sequence contains the following coding sequences:
- the Raf gene encoding raf homolog serine/threonine-protein kinase Raf isoform X2 — MSSDSSAESDSELYDPLAEELHNVQLVKHVTRENIDALNAKFANLQEPPAMYLTEYQELTSKLHELEAKEHELMEQLNAIQQQQQQQQSSSHEAPEETAAEQPHYQNQTQILQQQRQLARIHGGGGGGTDLTDSGLGGSNPASQCGTLTRQPKILLRAHLPNQQRTSVEVVAGVRLCDALMKALKLRQLTPDMCEVSTTHSGRHIIPWHTDIGTLHVEEIFVRLLEKFPIRTHTQHQFIRKTFFSLVFCEGCRRLLFTGFYCSQCNFRFHQRCAGRVPMLCQPFPMDSYYQLLLAENPDNGVGFPGRGTAVRFNGRPPRISQDDRSNSAPNVCINNIRTVPSDVQRSLIMQARPPLPHPCTDHSNSTQASPTSTLKHNRPRARSADESNKNLLSRDAKSSEENWNIQAEEILIGPRIGSGSFGTVYRAHWHGPVAVKTLNVKTPSLAQLQAFKNEVAMLKKTRHCNILLFMGCVSKPSLAIVTQWCEGSSLYKHVHVSETKFKLNTLIDIGRQVAQGMDYLHAKNIIHRDLKSNNIFLHEDLSVKIGDFGLATAKTRWSGEKQANQPTGSILWMAPEVIRMQELNPYSFQSDVYAFGIVMYELLAECLPYGHISNKDQILFMVGRGLLRPDMSQVRSDAPQALKRLAEDCIKYTTKDRPLFRPLLNMLENMLRTLPKIHRSASEPNLTQSQLQNDDFLYLPSPKTPVNFNNFQFFGSAGNI, encoded by the exons ATGTCCAGCGATTCATCCGCGGAGAGCGACAGCGAGCTGTATGACCCCCTGGCCGAGGAGCTGCACAATGTGCAGCTGGTCAAGCATGTCACCCGGGAGAACATCGATGCCCTCAATGCCAAGTTTGCCAATCTGCAGGAGCCGCCGGCCATGTACTTAACCGAATACCAAGAGCTCACCTCCAAGCTGCACGAGCTGGAGGCCAAGGAGCACGAGCTGATGGAGCAACTCAATGCgatccagcagcagcagcaacagcagcagtcgtCATCCCATGAGGCGCCGGAAGAAACGGCGGCCGAGCAGCCGcattatcaaaatcaaacccagatcctgcagcagcagcgacagttGGCTCGCATccatggcggcggcggcggcggcaccgATCTCACTGACTCCGGCTTGGGCGGCTCCAATCCGGCCAGCCAGTGTGGCACCCTCACCCGCCAGCCCAAGATCCTGCTGCGCGCCCATTTGCCCAATCAGCAGCGCACCTCCGTCGAGGTGGTGGCCGGCGTCCGGCTGTGCGATGCCCTGATGAAGGCCTTGAAGCTGCGCCAGCTAACGCCGGATATGTGCGAGGTGAGCACCACGCATAGCGGAAGACATATCATACCGTGGCACACGGATATCGGGACCCTGCATGTAGAGGAGATCTTTGTGCGGCTGCTGGAGAAGTTCCCCATACGAACGCACACGCAGCATCAGTTTATACGGAAGACCTTCTTCTCGCTGGTCTTTTGCGAGGGCTGCCGTCGGCTGCTCTTCACGGGTTTCTATTGCAGCCAGTGCAACTTTCGGTTCCACCAGAGATGCGCGGGCAGGGTGCCCATGCTGTGCCAGCCCTTTCCCATGGACAGCTACtatcagctgctgctggccgagAATCCGGATAATGGCGTGGGTTTTCCTGGACGCGGAACTGCCGTACGCTTCAAC GGTCGTCCGCCGCGCATCAGCCAGGACGATCGTTCCAATTCGGCGCCAAATGTTTGCATCAACAATATACGCACGGTGCCCAGCGATGTCCAGCGGAGTCTCATCATGCAGGCCAGACCCCCATTGCCG CATCCCTGCACGGATCATTCCAACTCCACACAGGCCTCGCCCACCAGCACCTTGAAGCACAATCGACCCCGGGCCAGGTCCGCCGATGAGAGCAACAAGAATCTGCTCTCCCGGGATGCCAAGAGTTCCGAGGAGAATTGg AACATCCAAGCGGAGGAGATCCTAATTGGCCCCAGGATTGGCTCTGGTTCCTTTGGAACGGTATATCGCGCCCACTGGCATGGTCCTGTGGCTGTCAAGACCCTGAATGTGAAGACACCTAGCCTGGCCCAGCTGCAGGCCTTTAAGAACGAGGTGGCCATGCTGAAGAAGACGCGACACTGCAACATACTGCTGTTTATGGGCTGCGTATCGAAGCCCTCGCTGGCCATTGTGACGCAGTGGTGCGAGGGCAGCAGCCTCTACAAGCATGTCCATGTGAGCGAGACCAAGTTTAAGCTGAACACGTTGATTGATATTGGTCGCCAGGTGGCCCAGGGCATGGATTACCTGCATGCCAAGAACATAATACACAG AGACCTGAAGTCCAACAACATTTTCCTGCACGAGGATCTGTCGGTGAAGATTGGTGATTTCGGTCTGGCCACCGCCAAGACCCGTTGGTCTGGCGAAAAGCAGGCCAACCAGCCCACTGGCAGCATTCTGTGGATGGCCCCCGAGGTGATACGCATGCAGGAGCTCAACCCCTACTCCTTCCAGTCGGACGTCTATGCCTTTGGCATTGTGATGTACGAACTGCTGGCGGAATGCCTACCCTATGGCCATATAAGCAACAAGGATCAAATTCTGTTCATGGTGGGACGTGGCCTCTTGCGGCCGGACATGAGCCAGGTGCGTTCGGATGCTCCGCAGGCGCTGAAGCGTTTGGCCGAGGACTGCATCAAGTATACGACCAAGGATCGCCCGCTGTTCCGGCCGCTGCTCAACATGCTGGAGAATATGCTGCGCACGCTGCCCAAGATCCATCGCAGCGCCAGCGAGCCGAATCTGACGCAGTCCCAGCTGCAGAACGATGACTTCCTGTACCTGCCCAGCCCCAAAACGCCGGTGaatttcaacaattttcaGTTCTTTGGCAGTGCAGGGAATATCTAA
- the Raf gene encoding raf homolog serine/threonine-protein kinase Raf isoform X1, which translates to MSSDSSAESDSELYDPLAEELHNVQLVKHVTRENIDALNAKFANLQEPPAMYLTEYQELTSKLHELEAKEHELMEQLNAIQQQQQQQQSSSHEAPEETAAEQPHYQNQTQILQQQRQLARIHGGGGGGTDLTDSGLGGSNPASQCGTLTRQPKILLRAHLPNQQRTSVEVVAGVRLCDALMKALKLRQLTPDMCEVSTTHSGRHIIPWHTDIGTLHVEEIFVRLLEKFPIRTHTQHQFIRKTFFSLVFCEGCRRLLFTGFYCSQCNFRFHQRCAGRVPMLCQPFPMDSYYQLLLAENPDNGVGFPGRGTAVRFNVSSRSRSRRCSSSGSSSSNSKPPSSCSASNHRQGRPPRISQDDRSNSAPNVCINNIRTVPSDVQRSLIMQARPPLPHPCTDHSNSTQASPTSTLKHNRPRARSADESNKNLLSRDAKSSEENWNIQAEEILIGPRIGSGSFGTVYRAHWHGPVAVKTLNVKTPSLAQLQAFKNEVAMLKKTRHCNILLFMGCVSKPSLAIVTQWCEGSSLYKHVHVSETKFKLNTLIDIGRQVAQGMDYLHAKNIIHRDLKSNNIFLHEDLSVKIGDFGLATAKTRWSGEKQANQPTGSILWMAPEVIRMQELNPYSFQSDVYAFGIVMYELLAECLPYGHISNKDQILFMVGRGLLRPDMSQVRSDAPQALKRLAEDCIKYTTKDRPLFRPLLNMLENMLRTLPKIHRSASEPNLTQSQLQNDDFLYLPSPKTPVNFNNFQFFGSAGNI; encoded by the exons ATGTCCAGCGATTCATCCGCGGAGAGCGACAGCGAGCTGTATGACCCCCTGGCCGAGGAGCTGCACAATGTGCAGCTGGTCAAGCATGTCACCCGGGAGAACATCGATGCCCTCAATGCCAAGTTTGCCAATCTGCAGGAGCCGCCGGCCATGTACTTAACCGAATACCAAGAGCTCACCTCCAAGCTGCACGAGCTGGAGGCCAAGGAGCACGAGCTGATGGAGCAACTCAATGCgatccagcagcagcagcaacagcagcagtcgtCATCCCATGAGGCGCCGGAAGAAACGGCGGCCGAGCAGCCGcattatcaaaatcaaacccagatcctgcagcagcagcgacagttGGCTCGCATccatggcggcggcggcggcggcaccgATCTCACTGACTCCGGCTTGGGCGGCTCCAATCCGGCCAGCCAGTGTGGCACCCTCACCCGCCAGCCCAAGATCCTGCTGCGCGCCCATTTGCCCAATCAGCAGCGCACCTCCGTCGAGGTGGTGGCCGGCGTCCGGCTGTGCGATGCCCTGATGAAGGCCTTGAAGCTGCGCCAGCTAACGCCGGATATGTGCGAGGTGAGCACCACGCATAGCGGAAGACATATCATACCGTGGCACACGGATATCGGGACCCTGCATGTAGAGGAGATCTTTGTGCGGCTGCTGGAGAAGTTCCCCATACGAACGCACACGCAGCATCAGTTTATACGGAAGACCTTCTTCTCGCTGGTCTTTTGCGAGGGCTGCCGTCGGCTGCTCTTCACGGGTTTCTATTGCAGCCAGTGCAACTTTCGGTTCCACCAGAGATGCGCGGGCAGGGTGCCCATGCTGTGCCAGCCCTTTCCCATGGACAGCTACtatcagctgctgctggccgagAATCCGGATAATGGCGTGGGTTTTCCTGGACGCGGAACTGCCGTACGCTTCAACGTGAGTAGCCGCAGCCGCAGCCGgcggtgcagcagcagcggcagcagcagcagcaactcaaAACCCCCATCCTCATGCTCCGCCTCCAACCATCGACAGGGTCGTCCGCCGCGCATCAGCCAGGACGATCGTTCCAATTCGGCGCCAAATGTTTGCATCAACAATATACGCACGGTGCCCAGCGATGTCCAGCGGAGTCTCATCATGCAGGCCAGACCCCCATTGCCG CATCCCTGCACGGATCATTCCAACTCCACACAGGCCTCGCCCACCAGCACCTTGAAGCACAATCGACCCCGGGCCAGGTCCGCCGATGAGAGCAACAAGAATCTGCTCTCCCGGGATGCCAAGAGTTCCGAGGAGAATTGg AACATCCAAGCGGAGGAGATCCTAATTGGCCCCAGGATTGGCTCTGGTTCCTTTGGAACGGTATATCGCGCCCACTGGCATGGTCCTGTGGCTGTCAAGACCCTGAATGTGAAGACACCTAGCCTGGCCCAGCTGCAGGCCTTTAAGAACGAGGTGGCCATGCTGAAGAAGACGCGACACTGCAACATACTGCTGTTTATGGGCTGCGTATCGAAGCCCTCGCTGGCCATTGTGACGCAGTGGTGCGAGGGCAGCAGCCTCTACAAGCATGTCCATGTGAGCGAGACCAAGTTTAAGCTGAACACGTTGATTGATATTGGTCGCCAGGTGGCCCAGGGCATGGATTACCTGCATGCCAAGAACATAATACACAG AGACCTGAAGTCCAACAACATTTTCCTGCACGAGGATCTGTCGGTGAAGATTGGTGATTTCGGTCTGGCCACCGCCAAGACCCGTTGGTCTGGCGAAAAGCAGGCCAACCAGCCCACTGGCAGCATTCTGTGGATGGCCCCCGAGGTGATACGCATGCAGGAGCTCAACCCCTACTCCTTCCAGTCGGACGTCTATGCCTTTGGCATTGTGATGTACGAACTGCTGGCGGAATGCCTACCCTATGGCCATATAAGCAACAAGGATCAAATTCTGTTCATGGTGGGACGTGGCCTCTTGCGGCCGGACATGAGCCAGGTGCGTTCGGATGCTCCGCAGGCGCTGAAGCGTTTGGCCGAGGACTGCATCAAGTATACGACCAAGGATCGCCCGCTGTTCCGGCCGCTGCTCAACATGCTGGAGAATATGCTGCGCACGCTGCCCAAGATCCATCGCAGCGCCAGCGAGCCGAATCTGACGCAGTCCCAGCTGCAGAACGATGACTTCCTGTACCTGCCCAGCCCCAAAACGCCGGTGaatttcaacaattttcaGTTCTTTGGCAGTGCAGGGAATATCTAA